The Melopsittacus undulatus isolate bMelUnd1 chromosome 12, bMelUnd1.mat.Z, whole genome shotgun sequence genome has a segment encoding these proteins:
- the TMEM233 gene encoding transmembrane protein 233 isoform X2, whose protein sequence is MSALPPGADIKRALENSPETNIEDELPDEPPQRRPKSYLLLSILSCFCPAYPINIVAFVFAVMALNSYNQGDIEGSKRLGRNALWIAAISIIIGLVIGVYCIVHFTTYAI, encoded by the exons ATGTCCGCGCTCCCCCCCGGCGCCGACATCAAGAGGGCTCTGGAGAACAGCCCCGAGACCAACATCGAGGATGAGCTGCCCGACGAGCCTCCGCAGCGGCGCCCCAAGAGCTacctgctcctcagcatcctctccTGCTTCTGTCCCGCCTATCCCATCAACATCGTCGCCTTCGTCTTCGCCGTCATG gcTTTAAACAGTTATAATCAAGGAGATATCGAAGGCTCAAAAAGACTGGGTCGCAATGCCCTCTGGATTGCTGCTATATCTATCATCATCGGCCTTGTCATTGGAGTCTACTGCATAGTTCATTTCACAACG